A genomic region of Candidatus Delongbacteria bacterium contains the following coding sequences:
- the msrB gene encoding peptide-methionine (R)-S-oxide reductase MsrB, which yields MHMMRTLIAIGALACLLAIGFRMTQAASTEAIVLQAPPARLENPSALDEAAWAARLNDQAFAVLRKSATEKPFGNNFNDEHRPGVFYCAGCGQELFRSGQKFDSGTGWPSFWNPAEKGAVEMREDRKWGIKRTEVHCSHCLGHLGHVFDDGPAPTGMRYCINGAAMCFLPSARGTAPSTPVK from the coding sequence ATGCACATGATGCGAACACTCATCGCCATTGGAGCCCTGGCCTGCCTGCTTGCGATCGGCTTCAGGATGACCCAGGCAGCCAGCACCGAAGCCATCGTGCTGCAGGCACCGCCCGCGCGCCTCGAGAACCCTTCCGCACTGGATGAGGCGGCCTGGGCTGCCAGGCTCAACGACCAGGCATTCGCGGTGCTGCGCAAGAGCGCCACCGAGAAGCCCTTCGGCAACAACTTCAATGACGAGCATCGGCCCGGGGTGTTCTACTGCGCCGGTTGCGGGCAGGAACTGTTCCGCTCAGGACAGAAGTTCGATTCGGGCACGGGCTGGCCCAGTTTCTGGAATCCGGCGGAGAAGGGCGCGGTCGAGATGCGCGAGGACCGCAAGTGGGGCATCAAGCGCACCGAAGTGCATTGCAGCCACTGCCTGGGCCATCTGGGGCATGTCTTTGACGACGGACCGGCCCCCACGGGCATGCGCTACTGCATCAACGGCGCCGCCATGTGCTTTCTGCCATCGGCCCGGGGAACCGCGCCTTCCACACCTGTGAAGTGA
- a CDS encoding MarR family transcriptional regulator translates to MKDKETLASLLKGEIQQSRPFRSIEEALLLSLMRTTEALINALVQLLKVEGLSQPQYNVLRILRGAGEQGRSCSEIGERLVARVPDITRLLDRLEARDLIRRERSLKDRRVMTSWITPKALEILTRLDGPMHEMLSNSFAGMDELAREQLLEHSETLRSLLNARNTQSK, encoded by the coding sequence ATGAAAGACAAAGAGACGCTCGCATCGCTGCTGAAAGGGGAAATCCAGCAATCCCGCCCCTTCAGAAGTATCGAAGAAGCCCTGCTGCTGAGCCTGATGCGCACCACCGAAGCACTGATCAACGCTCTGGTGCAGCTGCTCAAGGTCGAGGGACTGAGTCAGCCCCAGTACAATGTGCTGCGCATCCTGCGCGGAGCCGGGGAGCAGGGGCGCTCCTGCAGCGAGATCGGCGAACGGCTGGTGGCCCGGGTGCCCGACATCACCCGCCTGCTGGATCGGCTGGAAGCCCGGGATCTGATCCGGCGCGAACGCTCGCTCAAGGATCGCCGGGTGATGACCAGCTGGATCACGCCCAAGGCCCTCGAGATCCTGACGCGACTGGACGGCCCGATGCACGAGATGCTGAGCAACAGTTTTGCCGGAATGGACGAGCTGGCCCGCGAGCAGCTTCTGGAACACAGCGAGACTCTTCGCAGTCTCTTGAACGCACGCAACACACAGTCAAAATGA
- a CDS encoding MerC domain-containing protein: MSKGHSVHEIPVPSAEPLNDHRVCLQQRERRINWDRLGMLASLACGIHCLALPVAMPLLLASGWEFVAEPWFELLISLSIFVIALRTLRTRWHRGPLDPISLGLLAGLGLLLAGNLHSLFGNHAHHHRGFELDVHMLIPAGALLIALCNGLDWWKARHQGCAHNHG, from the coding sequence ATGAGCAAGGGGCACAGCGTTCACGAGATTCCCGTTCCGTCTGCGGAGCCGCTGAACGACCATCGGGTCTGCCTGCAGCAGCGCGAACGCCGGATCAATTGGGATCGGCTGGGCATGCTGGCCTCGCTGGCCTGCGGCATTCACTGTCTTGCACTGCCCGTGGCCATGCCCCTCTTGCTGGCCAGCGGCTGGGAGTTCGTGGCCGAACCCTGGTTCGAACTGTTGATCAGTCTCTCGATCTTCGTCATCGCCTTGCGCACCCTGCGCACCCGCTGGCACCGCGGACCTCTGGATCCGATCTCGCTGGGATTGCTGGCGGGATTGGGGCTGTTGCTGGCAGGAAATCTGCACTCCCTCTTCGGCAATCATGCCCACCATCACCGGGGATTCGAGCTGGATGTGCACATGCTGATTCCGGCCGGCGCCCTGCTGATTGCTCTCTGCAACGGCCTGGACTGGTGGAAAGCCCGCCACCAGGGCTGCGCCCACAACCACGGCTGA
- a CDS encoding quinone-dependent dihydroorotate dehydrogenase — MRDPYPLLRSLLFQLPPEMAHGLGLHSLRLSEACGLAGLLAGPPAPRPLTRMGLDFPNPLGVAAGLDKDGIAVRALFALGFGSVEVGTVTPRPQPGNPAPRLFRLKPHQALINRMGFNNAGMHALANRLEKLRRHPLPGVLGVNLGRNKSTSNEDAASDYLAGMDCLYPLADYLAVNISSPNTPGLRELQAASALRALLEPLKEAQSRLATRHARYVPLVLKVAPDLEAAEIQEISELLLQLELDGLIATNTTRSRTEVAGHAHAAEEGGLSGRPLEARSLDVLHQFSRQLEGRICLIAAGGLHDAAGARARLDAGADLLQVYTAFIYQGPALVRRILADL; from the coding sequence ATGCGGGACCCCTATCCCCTGCTGAGATCCCTGCTGTTTCAATTGCCGCCGGAAATGGCCCACGGCCTGGGTCTGCATTCGCTGCGCCTGAGCGAAGCCTGCGGGCTGGCGGGTCTGCTTGCAGGTCCACCGGCTCCGCGTCCGTTGACCCGGATGGGGCTGGACTTTCCCAATCCGCTGGGGGTGGCCGCCGGGCTGGACAAGGACGGCATCGCCGTGCGCGCGCTCTTCGCCCTGGGATTCGGCTCGGTGGAAGTGGGCACCGTGACCCCACGCCCCCAGCCGGGCAATCCGGCGCCGCGCCTGTTCAGGCTCAAGCCGCATCAGGCGCTGATCAACCGGATGGGTTTCAACAACGCGGGCATGCACGCGCTGGCAAACAGGCTGGAAAAGTTGCGGCGTCACCCTCTGCCCGGTGTGCTGGGTGTGAATCTGGGGCGCAACAAGAGCACCTCCAACGAGGATGCGGCCAGCGACTATCTCGCCGGAATGGACTGCCTCTATCCGCTGGCGGACTATCTCGCGGTCAACATCAGTTCGCCCAACACCCCGGGGCTGCGCGAGCTGCAGGCAGCCTCGGCCCTGCGGGCTCTGCTGGAACCGCTGAAGGAGGCCCAGTCCCGGCTGGCCACGCGCCATGCACGGTACGTGCCGCTGGTGCTGAAGGTCGCGCCCGATCTGGAAGCCGCCGAGATCCAGGAGATCTCGGAGCTTCTGCTCCAGCTGGAACTGGATGGCCTGATCGCCACCAACACCACACGCTCCCGCACGGAAGTCGCGGGGCACGCCCATGCCGCCGAAGAAGGTGGACTCTCCGGCCGTCCACTGGAAGCCCGCTCGCTCGATGTGCTGCACCAGTTCTCCCGCCAGCTGGAGGGCCGGATCTGCCTGATCGCGGCGGGCGGACTGCACGATGCGGCCGGTGCGCGCGCACGACTCGACGCCGGCGCGGACCTGCTGCAGGTGTACACGGCTTTCATCTACCAGGGGCCGGCCCTGGTCCGCCGGATTCTCGCAGACCTGTGA
- a CDS encoding metallophosphoesterase produces the protein MVRMLVFFTIFLSLYGAEHLYIYKRLAPLLGSPLWLLVAFLVLVPLPLLSHLALHQGQLRVSQILGWIAFTWMGLAFLLFSCFLLADVLRLIAFLVTRSGAASIAFNPLLVNRWALGLALLAGVGAFIIARGLTVVRVPLQHPKLAGLERPLRVLQISDLHLGLLSSDARIQRVADTARALEPDLILCTGDLVDGPSALLQAQAAILADLHAPLGKFAVTGNHEAYSNPDAGRSTIEAAGFRLLRGEAVQILPGLSVAGIDDPTFIGRGPKAMDLEQGLLASLPATDFRILLKHQPILPESSAGLMELQLSGHTHGGQIFPFGFLTSRAYPVRMGLSSPREDFWLYLSRGTGSWGPPMRLPLSPELTLLELSGPERPLAD, from the coding sequence ATGGTCAGGATGCTGGTCTTCTTCACGATTTTTCTGAGCCTCTACGGCGCCGAACATCTGTACATCTACAAACGGCTGGCGCCCCTGCTGGGCTCGCCGCTCTGGTTGCTGGTGGCCTTTCTGGTGCTGGTGCCACTGCCCTTGCTGAGCCATCTGGCCCTGCATCAGGGGCAGTTGAGGGTGTCCCAGATTCTTGGCTGGATCGCATTCACCTGGATGGGCCTGGCCTTTCTGCTCTTCAGTTGTTTTCTGCTGGCGGACGTGCTGCGCCTGATCGCGTTCCTTGTCACACGTTCAGGTGCAGCATCCATCGCCTTCAATCCTCTGCTGGTCAATCGCTGGGCCCTGGGTCTGGCCTTGCTGGCGGGAGTCGGGGCCTTCATCATTGCCCGGGGGTTGACTGTGGTCCGTGTGCCACTGCAGCACCCGAAACTGGCCGGTCTGGAACGGCCGCTGCGTGTTTTGCAGATCTCGGACCTGCACCTTGGCCTGCTCAGCAGCGACGCACGCATTCAACGGGTCGCTGACACGGCCCGGGCCCTGGAGCCGGACCTGATTCTGTGTACGGGTGATCTGGTCGACGGCCCTTCGGCGCTGCTGCAGGCACAGGCAGCGATCCTGGCCGACCTGCACGCCCCGCTGGGCAAGTTCGCGGTCACCGGCAATCACGAAGCGTACTCCAACCCGGATGCCGGGCGCAGCACCATTGAAGCGGCAGGGTTCCGGCTGCTGCGCGGCGAAGCAGTCCAGATTCTTCCGGGCCTGAGTGTGGCCGGAATCGATGACCCCACCTTCATCGGTCGCGGGCCAAAGGCCATGGATCTGGAACAGGGTCTTCTCGCCAGTCTGCCGGCCACGGACTTCAGGATCCTGCTCAAGCACCAGCCGATCCTGCCCGAGAGCAGTGCCGGCCTGATGGAGCTGCAGCTCTCGGGCCATACCCACGGCGGTCAGATCTTTCCCTTTGGCTTTCTGACCTCCCGCGCCTACCCCGTGCGCATGGGGCTGTCTTCACCGCGCGAGGACTTCTGGCTGTATCTCAGCCGGGGCACCGGCAGCTGGGGTCCACCCATGCGACTGCCACTCTCCCCCGAACTGACCCTGCTGGAACTGTCCGGTCCCGAGCGCCCCCTGGCGGACTGA
- a CDS encoding transcriptional repressor, with protein MQRKTSQRAAIEESLRTADRPLSLEELLEQARQQAPGLGIATVYRNLKRLVEEGAVIPVLLPDEPSRYELAGKGHHHHFRCRLCHRVFDIKACPGELGRLVPEGFRLEAHEILLFGLCRACA; from the coding sequence ATGCAGCGCAAGACCAGCCAGCGGGCGGCCATTGAAGAAAGCCTGCGAACCGCCGACCGTCCCTTGAGCCTTGAAGAGTTGCTGGAGCAGGCGCGCCAGCAGGCGCCCGGCCTGGGCATTGCCACCGTATACCGCAATCTCAAACGCCTGGTGGAAGAGGGAGCCGTGATACCCGTGCTGCTGCCCGATGAACCCTCGCGTTACGAGCTGGCGGGCAAGGGGCACCATCACCATTTCCGCTGCCGTCTCTGCCATCGAGTCTTTGACATCAAGGCCTGTCCCGGCGAACTGGGACGACTGGTCCCCGAGGGGTTCCGCCTGGAAGCCCATGAAATCCTGTTGTTCGGCTTGTGTCGAGCCTGTGCCTGA
- a CDS encoding insulinase family protein encodes MARRHSFITGSTFRWLLLALCLLGVGPAQARSPKAGDTPVVDLSHRPGVNQQLRAVTLPNGMEVLLVSDPGARTSTAALDVAVGSMEDPGYGAGVAHYLEHMLFLGTRKYPEVGEYGEYLSANQGWSNAYTDGSHTNYHFEVIHEAYEGALDRFSQFFIAPVFDPQFMEREKNAVDSEHSKNLQNDYWRRRNVERITHKPGHPRTSFATGSMATLKDVSREQVMDFYQRFYSANVMRLCLLSSSSLDDLEDLARTYFSGVPNTNRGPLEYSQDLYAEGSLPEMLEVEAVSDVRELRLLFSLPPQNDDWAAKNLRMIGSVIGYEGKGSLLSELKRRGLATGLSISNEEETWATYFHVVIDLTEEGRARTDEVLSAFYACRAMLLKEGLPRWYWAEQKAMGELEYVFREHMEGAQLASWYAAAMQENPGTEIERRAWLVSTYDPQGFRELLERMAPANLRVVLLAPELDPGTVLVDPDYDTKYTRRTLDPTLVQRLEKTKARREIHFPAPNPFLPDRLELQAQASDQPGSLIPASEGEFWFECNTRFGLPKANLSLLLLSPEINRTPRSRLLAKLYVRALNESLNEWRYDVREAGLYLTISDEARGIRLGIEGFSQRIPDLLEGLPQRLTTLDLDQARFEVLRTELGRELDNTALDQGYSQCFYELGILLSPGAHHRQSYRALIDGVSLDEVRTFASTLYTRVALEGAATGNLEEASLKEALLALRPGLKAGELPLADRPQDLEVALASDQARSWVFQTRCNNACWVERTQLGARSPELEAVLRVGSTWLESGFYEELRTNQQLGYIVFSGATLQNPLPGVQFVIQSSVQPATELRSRARIWLAEQREPLAALDAGSFAALKAAIVEQLDQPDKDLSERLGKLLDQGVRLDGRFAWKQDVIQALNSLSLEQFQREFARVLDPDGGARLGIYLDAEGTPASEPVEAPVGDPESFRNGLSASGA; translated from the coding sequence ATGGCACGCCGCCACTCGTTCATCACCGGTTCCACGTTCCGCTGGCTGCTGCTGGCGCTCTGTCTGCTGGGCGTCGGCCCGGCCCAGGCCCGCTCCCCGAAGGCGGGCGACACCCCCGTGGTGGACCTGAGCCACCGTCCCGGAGTCAATCAGCAACTCCGCGCAGTCACCCTGCCCAACGGCATGGAGGTGCTGCTGGTCTCCGACCCCGGAGCGCGCACCTCGACCGCCGCGCTGGACGTGGCGGTGGGCAGCATGGAAGACCCGGGCTACGGAGCCGGGGTGGCCCACTATCTCGAGCACATGCTGTTTCTGGGCACGCGCAAGTATCCCGAGGTGGGCGAGTACGGCGAATACCTCAGCGCCAACCAGGGCTGGTCCAACGCCTACACCGACGGCAGCCACACCAACTACCACTTCGAGGTGATCCACGAGGCCTACGAGGGCGCCCTGGACCGCTTCTCGCAGTTCTTCATCGCCCCGGTCTTCGACCCCCAGTTCATGGAGCGCGAGAAGAACGCGGTGGATTCCGAGCACTCCAAGAATCTGCAGAACGACTACTGGCGCCGCCGCAATGTGGAGCGCATCACCCACAAGCCGGGTCACCCGCGCACCAGTTTCGCCACGGGCAGCATGGCCACCCTCAAGGATGTGAGCCGCGAGCAGGTGATGGATTTCTACCAGCGTTTCTATTCGGCCAACGTGATGCGGCTCTGTCTGCTGTCGTCCTCCAGCCTGGATGATCTGGAAGACCTGGCCCGCACCTATTTCAGCGGCGTGCCCAACACCAATCGCGGGCCGCTGGAGTACAGCCAGGACCTGTATGCCGAGGGCAGTCTGCCCGAAATGCTGGAAGTCGAAGCGGTCAGCGATGTGCGCGAGCTGCGCCTGCTCTTCTCGCTGCCGCCCCAGAACGACGACTGGGCCGCCAAGAACCTGCGCATGATCGGCAGCGTGATTGGCTATGAAGGCAAGGGCTCGCTGCTCTCCGAGCTGAAGCGCCGGGGTCTGGCCACGGGACTGTCGATCAGCAATGAAGAAGAGACCTGGGCGACCTACTTCCATGTGGTGATCGATCTGACCGAAGAAGGACGCGCGCGCACCGACGAGGTGCTGAGTGCCTTCTATGCCTGCCGCGCGATGCTGCTGAAAGAAGGCCTGCCGCGCTGGTACTGGGCCGAACAGAAAGCCATGGGCGAGCTGGAGTACGTGTTCCGCGAGCACATGGAAGGCGCCCAGCTGGCCTCCTGGTACGCCGCGGCCATGCAGGAGAATCCGGGCACCGAGATCGAACGCCGGGCCTGGTTGGTCAGCACCTACGATCCCCAGGGCTTCCGGGAGCTGCTCGAGCGGATGGCGCCCGCCAATCTGCGCGTGGTGCTGCTGGCCCCCGAGCTGGATCCGGGCACGGTACTCGTCGACCCCGATTACGACACAAAGTACACGCGCCGCACGCTGGACCCGACTCTGGTGCAGAGGCTGGAGAAGACCAAGGCGCGCCGCGAGATCCATTTCCCCGCGCCCAATCCCTTCCTGCCCGATCGCCTCGAACTTCAGGCTCAGGCCTCCGACCAGCCGGGCTCGCTGATTCCGGCCAGCGAGGGCGAGTTCTGGTTCGAATGCAACACCCGTTTCGGACTGCCCAAGGCCAATCTCTCGCTGCTGCTGCTGAGCCCCGAGATCAACCGCACACCGCGCAGCCGCCTCTTGGCCAAGCTCTATGTGCGCGCCCTGAACGAGAGCCTCAACGAATGGCGCTACGATGTGCGCGAGGCTGGATTGTATCTCACGATTTCCGATGAAGCCCGCGGGATTCGTCTGGGCATCGAAGGCTTCTCCCAGCGCATTCCCGATCTGCTGGAAGGCTTGCCCCAGCGTCTCACGACCCTGGATCTGGATCAGGCCCGCTTCGAGGTGCTGCGGACGGAGCTGGGGCGCGAACTGGACAACACCGCGCTGGATCAGGGATACAGCCAGTGTTTCTACGAACTGGGCATCCTGCTCAGCCCGGGGGCGCATCATCGCCAGAGCTACCGCGCGCTCATCGATGGCGTCAGTCTGGACGAGGTCAGGACCTTCGCCAGCACGCTGTACACGCGTGTCGCCCTTGAAGGGGCGGCGACCGGCAATCTGGAAGAAGCCTCACTGAAGGAGGCCCTGCTGGCCCTGCGCCCGGGTCTCAAGGCCGGGGAGCTGCCCCTGGCGGACCGCCCGCAGGATCTGGAAGTGGCTCTGGCCAGCGATCAGGCACGAAGCTGGGTCTTCCAGACTCGCTGCAACAATGCCTGCTGGGTTGAACGCACCCAGCTGGGCGCGCGCAGCCCCGAACTGGAGGCCGTGTTGCGCGTCGGTTCCACCTGGCTGGAGTCGGGCTTCTATGAAGAGCTGCGGACCAACCAGCAACTGGGGTACATCGTGTTTTCGGGAGCCACGCTGCAGAATCCCCTGCCGGGAGTGCAGTTCGTGATCCAGTCTTCGGTGCAACCGGCGACGGAACTGCGCTCGCGGGCACGGATCTGGCTGGCCGAACAACGCGAGCCGCTGGCGGCTCTGGACGCGGGCAGTTTCGCCGCCTTGAAGGCCGCCATCGTCGAGCAGCTGGACCAGCCCGACAAGGATCTGTCCGAGCGTCTGGGCAAACTGCTGGATCAGGGCGTCCGGCTCGATGGCCGGTTCGCCTGGAAGCAGGATGTCATCCAGGCCCTGAATTCCCTCAGTCTGGAGCAGTTCCAGCGTGAATTCGCGCGGGTCCTCGATCCCGATGGCGGTGCCCGGCTCGGGATCTACCTCGATGCGGAAGGCACTCCGGCCAGCGAGCCCGTGGAGGCCCCGGTGGGAGACCCTGAGAGCTTCAGAAACGGTCTGTCCGCCAGCGGAGCCTGA
- a CDS encoding YceI family protein yields MTAFRTLVATALLGVSTTMAFAAESYTIDGAHTFLTFSVNHLGFSNSQGRFAELSGTGQWDAANAANCSLELTIKTASISTDNKKRDDHLRSADFFDAAQFPEITFKTKSFKSTGTDSWDVTGTLDMHGVKKELTIPVVKIGEGDTPWGAHVIGFDAKFSIDRTDFGINYMPDGLGKVVPMHLSMEAIRN; encoded by the coding sequence ATGACCGCCTTTCGCACCCTTGTCGCCACTGCCCTGCTGGGCGTCAGCACCACCATGGCTTTCGCGGCCGAGAGCTATACCATTGACGGTGCCCACACCTTTCTGACCTTCAGCGTCAATCACCTGGGCTTTTCCAATTCCCAGGGACGCTTCGCCGAGCTGAGCGGTACCGGCCAGTGGGACGCGGCCAATGCGGCCAATTGCTCGCTGGAGCTGACCATCAAGACCGCCAGCATCAGCACCGACAACAAGAAGCGTGACGATCACCTGCGCAGCGCCGACTTCTTTGACGCCGCCCAGTTTCCCGAGATCACCTTCAAGACCAAGTCCTTCAAGTCCACCGGGACGGACAGCTGGGATGTCACCGGCACGCTGGACATGCACGGCGTGAAGAAGGAGCTGACGATTCCCGTGGTCAAGATCGGCGAGGGCGACACCCCCTGGGGTGCCCATGTGATCGGTTTTGACGCGAAGTTCTCGATTGACCGCACCGACTTCGGCATCAACTACATGCCCGACGGCCTGGGCAAGGTTGTGCCCATGCACCTGAGCATGGAAGCCATCCGCAACTAA
- a CDS encoding DegQ family serine endoprotease: MNARPATLVRLAALPAMLLMMLASHAWAEDVDLDALNKSGKIFARIAKQAAPAVVYIEAEQKTRGNINGMHPFYNDPFFREFFPQREPETPRGGDETYRPAGQGSGFVYKSDGYILTNNHVVEKADRLKVTFTDGRELEATVVGTDPETDVALIKVDAKGLTTLPLGQSSALDIGDWVLAIGNPFGLSSTVTAGIVSAMGRSRVGLVDYEDFIQTDAAINPGNSGGPLLNLKGEVVGINSAIFSRSGGSVGIGFAIPVDMVRTVEEQLLADGRVTRGFLGVSIQDVSQDLMHAFELPDNKGVLIASVQEGSPADKAGLKNGDVVTSIDGHPVENASQLRNRAAMTAPGTTVNMQLRRDGQNLRVPVTVGYRDGEGPDGPLATASKGLGLTVAELDSRSQSRLGRGRTGVMVESVDQGGAADRAGLEPGDIILEVGRRTVESVDDFNKIVRGLKGDGRVLLLVTNGRNTRYLALEVGE, from the coding sequence ATGAACGCTCGCCCTGCCACCCTCGTCCGGCTGGCCGCGCTGCCCGCCATGCTCCTGATGATGCTTGCGTCCCACGCCTGGGCTGAAGACGTGGATCTGGATGCGCTCAACAAGTCCGGCAAGATTTTCGCGCGCATCGCCAAGCAGGCCGCTCCCGCGGTCGTCTACATCGAAGCCGAGCAGAAGACCCGCGGCAACATCAACGGCATGCATCCCTTCTACAACGACCCCTTCTTCCGCGAGTTCTTTCCCCAGCGCGAGCCCGAGACTCCGCGCGGGGGTGACGAAACCTACCGTCCCGCGGGCCAGGGGTCCGGTTTCGTCTACAAGTCCGACGGCTACATCCTGACCAACAATCACGTGGTGGAGAAGGCCGATCGCCTGAAGGTGACCTTCACCGACGGGCGTGAGCTGGAAGCCACCGTGGTGGGCACCGATCCCGAAACCGACGTGGCGCTGATCAAGGTGGATGCCAAGGGCCTGACCACCCTGCCGCTGGGCCAGAGCAGTGCGCTGGACATCGGCGACTGGGTGCTGGCGATCGGCAACCCCTTCGGCCTCAGCAGCACGGTCACCGCGGGCATCGTCAGCGCCATGGGCCGCTCACGCGTGGGGCTGGTGGACTATGAGGACTTCATCCAGACCGACGCGGCCATCAATCCGGGCAACTCGGGCGGCCCCCTGCTGAACCTCAAGGGTGAAGTGGTGGGCATCAACAGCGCCATCTTCAGCCGCAGCGGGGGCAGCGTGGGCATTGGCTTCGCGATTCCCGTGGACATGGTGCGCACGGTCGAGGAGCAGCTGCTGGCCGACGGACGTGTCACGCGCGGCTTCCTGGGTGTCAGCATCCAGGATGTGAGCCAGGACCTGATGCACGCGTTTGAACTGCCCGACAACAAGGGCGTGCTGATCGCCAGCGTGCAGGAAGGCTCGCCCGCCGACAAGGCCGGTCTCAAGAACGGTGACGTGGTCACCAGCATCGATGGCCACCCGGTGGAGAACGCCAGCCAGCTGCGCAATCGTGCCGCGATGACCGCCCCGGGCACCACGGTCAACATGCAGCTGCGCCGTGACGGCCAGAACCTGCGCGTACCCGTGACCGTGGGCTACCGCGACGGCGAAGGTCCCGACGGCCCGCTGGCCACGGCCAGCAAGGGTCTGGGCCTGACCGTGGCCGAGCTGGATTCGCGCAGCCAGTCCCGCCTGGGACGCGGACGCACGGGCGTGATGGTCGAGAGCGTGGACCAGGGCGGAGCCGCCGACCGCGCCGGACTGGAGCCCGGAGACATCATTCTGGAAGTAGGACGTCGCACGGTGGAATCCGTGGACGACTTCAACAAGATCGTGCGTGGCCTCAAGGGGGATGGCCGCGTGCTGCTGCTGGTGACCAATGGGCGCAATACCCGGTATCTGGCCCTGGAAGTCGGCGAGTAG
- the rpmG gene encoding 50S ribosomal protein L33, which yields MAKAQPREMIKMRSTESPYTYTTTKNKRNHPARLELRKYDPVLRKHVQFKETK from the coding sequence ATGGCCAAGGCCCAGCCTCGTGAAATGATCAAGATGCGCTCCACCGAGAGCCCCTACACCTATACCACCACCAAGAACAAGCGCAATCATCCCGCCCGGCTTGAGCTTCGCAAGTACGACCCCGTGCTGCGCAAGCATGTGCAGTTCAAGGAAACCAAATAG